From a region of the Pectobacterium aquaticum genome:
- a CDS encoding RHS repeat-associated core domain-containing protein has translation MSQNKQATLLSSEDAASRGFSTDKKISGGCAKCGYEVLIYYHYDSGEPVPNAPFVLIDSNKTEIHGQTDANGLCFIYDMGGGTFELLLEEGEDEFTPQETIQNNPVLQSTPGYAALAGEYFTLFLLLRKQGLVTYDADDSSDRHVDVDGAGILTSIPDDYKKAYKRFWELDKQINRGNRQLKQAINKIHHSLAAETADAGGDDNAALMMFCEIILGCIPVVGQALDVYSIGEWCWQTHEDPKLMDDPLHVAGGVLCVIGVIPGLGDAIKVSGRAIIKALRNASSPAAVQFAIKTIRSLSNGNLVKGVTELRGLLKEYGKKGKAMLLTMQQALVTAMKASEKDGWIVALMKDRFSKMLDYLDQLVKRYDEAIATLEKEFDKFIPLIVTRVSGSPRPKGSFAKKADAPQSHTTAESRAASPSSGSKSEPTDAPTATKQSDAKSGGDKGKDQPPKKQSPEKNTPHKSEASKPTDAIEEKPKPKAPVKKKSESPPEEANSINAGSNTEKPSGKKGAKKDAQAKDDNAKAKTDDIKKNGDPVDMATGAVVEQRTDIQLTGTLPLSLQRYYRSTGERYAGLLGTLWRTNWDISLTLNNGVATLTDGEFNQAFFVLPNEGEVSRSPSNLQWRLTRQQGELVLHHVDGLRYRFEHALGLQLCLTSIEDTAGNRVTFEWMLSDLCWVVLSDGRLIHVTTERRRITALTLCTPQRQPLKTLASYTYDEHGHLLSVRADEGRNFDYRYSPEGWLLRWSDLGSTWVEHDYDKKGRAIRDRTSEGYWPGHFEYDDDTLTSHYHSGFGGVFSYVRDERNNILLQRTPDGGETRFEWVDNQLVAETDPLGGRTAYQRNDWGQVTEVTLPDGATHHYAYDDNGQLLAYTDPLGSEWRYQRNAAGQVVEVNDPEGREWLYRYGDTGQLSTVIGPDGVLQRYHYNRRGLLSRLERDTAPAVMFRYDDLDRLTERHIGHEAGVQVRRWEYDGVRESPSKVVYEDGSETRFGYDVEGNLTAVTDALGQRYQFRYGAFDNLLEVTDPLGATVRYHYNAEAEFAGVTNSQGRDWTYGFDASGRLSEERHYDGRVYRYQYDVADRLVQRTAPDGSSLHYAHDAAGRITRITAQKADGETDGITELAYDVAGRLTKAASPDAVVEYAYNRAGQVTSETVNGEAVQSGYDAGGQRAVVEGILAPLQLAWQSGRLSSLGIGSHQPLQFSHTAAGEEQRRSNGSGFALRHEWSPTGLLQRQALEGADGRVNDVLERRYQYDVLDRLTGISDSHWGEQAFRLNGAGQVTAERRDEGRRRQARLFGYDSEQNLCEVSQIAPGLGETLKVQDAVVQVSARYDSAGRVIERSHTQYRYDDCGRLVVKRETRPGFRPKETYFDWDVQDRLVRVSLPDGARWRYRYDAFGRRVSKVREGQVTSAQAVARVAYRWDGDQLIGQQQYYADGSAAREVQWVYEPGSFRPLAQVEAQGDSTQLHYIVTDLTGTARELCSEEGEVRWRGEQGLWGTHREERRPIPLRRYLGDAANEEVYCELRYQGQLYDAETGLYYNRHRYYDAESGQYLSPDPIGLLGGRRPQGYVHNPLEWVDPLGLAACPDLYDWYKYNRSKGMNASEAHAAIKNASPQEVFDYSLHRQGLSGQDYPINFKEKFSAGNYKYEVRAHDINPNAPLGSNSANGPIFRVGRSQMGVNPSTNQGYGWEYGSPSGGWHHTSILKPTSPNYNPAAANDTHIPLPNGIIP, from the coding sequence ATGAGTCAGAACAAACAGGCAACGTTGCTTTCCAGCGAGGACGCGGCGAGTCGGGGTTTTAGCACGGATAAAAAAATATCAGGAGGCTGTGCCAAGTGTGGTTATGAAGTCCTGATTTATTACCATTATGACTCTGGGGAGCCGGTTCCCAATGCGCCATTTGTCCTCATCGACAGCAATAAAACAGAAATCCACGGGCAGACGGATGCCAACGGCCTCTGTTTTATTTATGACATGGGGGGAGGTACGTTTGAGCTGCTACTGGAAGAAGGTGAAGATGAGTTCACGCCGCAGGAAACCATTCAGAATAACCCCGTATTACAGTCTACCCCAGGTTATGCCGCATTAGCAGGTGAGTACTTCACGCTGTTCCTTCTCCTGCGTAAACAGGGGCTAGTGACGTATGACGCCGATGACAGCAGTGATCGACACGTTGATGTTGATGGCGCGGGAATATTAACGTCTATCCCAGATGACTATAAAAAGGCTTACAAGCGTTTCTGGGAACTGGATAAACAGATTAACCGCGGTAATCGCCAACTGAAGCAAGCCATCAACAAAATCCACCATAGCCTCGCGGCAGAAACGGCGGATGCGGGTGGGGATGATAACGCCGCGCTCATGATGTTCTGCGAGATTATTCTGGGTTGTATTCCTGTGGTGGGGCAAGCGCTGGACGTGTACTCCATTGGTGAGTGGTGCTGGCAAACCCATGAAGATCCTAAACTGATGGACGACCCACTGCATGTGGCCGGTGGTGTCCTGTGTGTGATTGGGGTAATTCCCGGGCTGGGTGATGCCATTAAGGTGAGCGGGCGGGCGATTATTAAAGCACTGAGAAATGCCTCCTCACCTGCGGCTGTGCAGTTTGCCATCAAAACGATCCGCAGCCTGTCCAACGGTAACCTGGTGAAAGGCGTCACCGAACTGCGTGGTTTGCTGAAAGAATACGGAAAGAAAGGCAAAGCGATGCTGTTGACCATGCAGCAGGCTTTGGTGACGGCAATGAAGGCCTCGGAGAAGGATGGCTGGATTGTTGCGCTGATGAAAGATCGGTTCAGCAAGATGCTCGACTATCTGGATCAGTTAGTTAAACGTTACGATGAGGCCATTGCGACCCTTGAGAAAGAATTCGATAAGTTTATTCCTCTGATTGTGACACGGGTTTCCGGTAGTCCGCGGCCTAAAGGTTCCTTTGCGAAAAAGGCTGATGCCCCACAAAGCCATACGACGGCGGAAAGCAGGGCGGCCAGTCCATCCTCTGGTTCAAAGTCTGAGCCTACTGATGCGCCAACCGCAACGAAACAAAGCGATGCCAAGTCGGGTGGTGACAAAGGAAAAGATCAGCCGCCTAAAAAACAATCTCCAGAAAAAAATACGCCACACAAATCAGAAGCGTCAAAACCGACTGATGCCATTGAAGAAAAGCCCAAACCGAAAGCGCCCGTAAAGAAAAAAAGCGAATCCCCTCCGGAAGAGGCGAACAGCATTAATGCGGGCAGCAATACGGAAAAGCCATCGGGTAAAAAGGGGGCTAAGAAGGATGCACAGGCAAAGGATGACAATGCCAAGGCAAAAACAGATGACATTAAGAAAAATGGCGACCCGGTCGATATGGCAACCGGTGCCGTGGTGGAACAGCGCACCGATATTCAGCTAACGGGGACGCTGCCGCTGTCACTGCAACGCTACTACCGCTCGACGGGAGAGCGGTACGCCGGTTTGCTGGGGACTCTATGGCGCACCAACTGGGATATCAGCCTGACGCTCAACAACGGGGTAGCAACGCTAACGGATGGTGAGTTCAATCAGGCGTTCTTCGTCCTGCCCAATGAGGGAGAAGTCAGCCGTTCGCCGTCCAACCTGCAATGGCGGCTGACCCGCCAACAGGGTGAACTCGTTCTTCATCATGTTGATGGCCTGCGCTATCGGTTTGAGCATGCGCTCGGTCTCCAGCTTTGTCTGACGTCGATTGAAGATACAGCCGGCAATCGGGTGACGTTCGAGTGGATGCTGAGCGACCTGTGCTGGGTTGTATTGTCCGACGGGCGCTTGATTCACGTCACAACGGAGCGCCGCAGGATCACGGCACTTACGCTATGTACCCCGCAGCGTCAGCCCTTAAAAACGCTTGCCAGCTATACCTATGACGAACACGGGCATTTACTGAGCGTACGGGCGGATGAGGGGCGCAATTTTGACTATCGCTACTCGCCGGAAGGCTGGCTGCTGCGCTGGTCGGATTTAGGCTCGACCTGGGTTGAGCACGATTACGATAAAAAAGGCCGCGCCATCCGCGACAGAACGTCGGAAGGCTACTGGCCGGGTCACTTTGAATACGACGATGACACCCTGACCAGCCATTACCACAGCGGGTTTGGCGGGGTATTCAGCTATGTGCGCGATGAGCGTAATAATATTCTGCTCCAGCGCACGCCTGATGGTGGTGAGACCCGGTTCGAGTGGGTGGATAACCAACTGGTGGCGGAGACCGACCCGTTGGGCGGCCGCACGGCGTATCAGCGTAATGACTGGGGGCAGGTGACCGAGGTTACGCTGCCCGACGGCGCGACACATCACTACGCGTATGACGATAACGGACAACTGCTGGCCTACACCGACCCGCTGGGCAGCGAATGGCGCTATCAGCGTAACGCGGCCGGGCAGGTTGTCGAGGTGAATGACCCGGAAGGGCGCGAGTGGCTGTACCGTTATGGTGACACGGGACAGCTGTCGACGGTGATAGGCCCGGACGGTGTGTTGCAACGCTATCATTATAACCGCCGTGGCCTGCTGAGCCGCCTTGAGCGGGATACTGCACCGGCGGTGATGTTCCGCTATGACGACCTTGACCGTTTGACAGAGCGGCATATCGGACATGAAGCGGGCGTGCAGGTGCGGCGCTGGGAGTATGACGGCGTGCGCGAGTCACCGTCGAAAGTGGTGTACGAAGACGGCAGCGAGACGCGGTTTGGTTACGATGTGGAAGGTAACCTGACGGCGGTGACGGATGCGCTGGGGCAGCGCTACCAGTTCCGCTACGGGGCGTTCGATAACCTGCTGGAGGTGACGGACCCGCTGGGGGCGACGGTGCGCTACCACTATAACGCGGAAGCGGAGTTCGCTGGGGTGACGAACAGTCAGGGACGGGACTGGACGTACGGCTTTGACGCCAGCGGTAGGCTGAGCGAGGAGCGACATTACGACGGGCGGGTGTACCGCTATCAGTACGATGTAGCAGACCGTCTGGTGCAGCGCACCGCGCCAGATGGGAGTTCACTGCATTACGCGCACGATGCGGCAGGGCGGATAACACGCATCACGGCACAGAAAGCGGACGGGGAAACCGACGGCATTACCGAACTGGCGTATGACGTAGCCGGCCGGCTGACCAAAGCCGCCAGCCCGGATGCGGTGGTGGAATACGCCTATAACCGGGCGGGCCAGGTGACGTCGGAAACGGTGAACGGCGAGGCGGTGCAGAGCGGTTACGATGCGGGCGGTCAGCGTGCTGTCGTGGAAGGGATACTGGCGCCGCTGCAGCTGGCGTGGCAGTCGGGTCGGCTGTCGTCGCTGGGTATCGGTTCCCATCAGCCGCTGCAGTTCAGTCATACGGCGGCGGGGGAAGAGCAGCGACGCAGTAACGGCAGTGGATTTGCACTACGCCACGAATGGAGCCCGACGGGGCTGCTACAGCGTCAGGCGCTCGAAGGGGCGGACGGCCGGGTGAATGACGTGCTGGAGCGTCGCTACCAGTACGATGTGCTGGACCGTCTGACGGGCATCAGCGACAGCCACTGGGGCGAGCAGGCATTCCGGCTGAACGGGGCGGGCCAGGTGACGGCGGAGCGCCGTGATGAGGGGCGGCGGCGTCAGGCGCGGCTGTTTGGCTACGACAGTGAACAGAACCTGTGCGAGGTGTCGCAGATAGCACCGGGGCTGGGTGAGACGCTGAAGGTGCAGGATGCGGTGGTGCAGGTGTCGGCGCGGTACGATTCGGCGGGTCGGGTAATCGAGCGGAGCCATACGCAATACCGGTATGACGACTGCGGGCGTCTGGTGGTGAAGCGGGAAACGCGCCCGGGGTTCAGGCCGAAGGAAACGTACTTTGACTGGGATGTGCAGGACCGGCTGGTGCGGGTGAGTTTGCCGGACGGGGCGCGGTGGCGCTATCGTTACGATGCGTTTGGTCGCAGAGTCAGCAAGGTGCGCGAGGGCCAGGTAACGTCGGCGCAGGCGGTGGCACGGGTGGCGTACCGCTGGGATGGCGACCAGTTGATTGGTCAGCAGCAATACTATGCAGATGGCAGTGCGGCGCGGGAAGTGCAGTGGGTATATGAGCCGGGAAGCTTCCGGCCGCTGGCGCAGGTGGAGGCGCAGGGCGACAGCACACAGCTGCACTACATCGTGACCGACCTGACAGGGACGGCGAGAGAGCTGTGCAGCGAGGAAGGGGAAGTCCGCTGGCGCGGGGAACAGGGGCTGTGGGGCACCCACCGCGAAGAGCGACGGCCTATCCCGCTGCGGCGCTACCTGGGTGATGCAGCAAACGAGGAAGTGTACTGCGAGCTGCGCTATCAGGGACAGCTGTACGATGCGGAAACGGGGCTTTACTACAATCGCCATCGTTACTATGATGCGGAGAGCGGACAGTATCTGTCGCCAGATCCGATAGGGCTGCTTGGAGGCCGCAGACCGCAAGGTTATGTGCATAACCCGCTGGAATGGGTTGATCCTCTAGGTTTGGCTGCTTGCCCTGATTTATACGATTGGTATAAATACAATCGTTCTAAAGGTATGAATGCATCTGAGGCTCATGCAGCAATTAAGAACGCGTCACCTCAGGAAGTCTTTGATTATTCATTACACAGACAAGGTTTGTCAGGGCAAGATTATCCGATCAATTTTAAAGAGAAATTCTCAGCGGGAAATTATAAATATGAAGTAAGGGCCCATGATATAAATCCTAATGCTCCTTTAGGAAGTAATTCAGCTAATGGTCCTATTTTTAGGGTAGGAAGAAGTCAAATGGGTGTAAATCCATCAACGAATCAAGGATATGGTTGGGAATATGGTTCACCAAGCGGTGGGTGGCATCATACCTCGATATTAAAGCCTACGAGTCCTAATTATAATCCAGCAGCGGCAAATGATACTCATATACCTTTACCTAACGGAATTATCCCATGA
- a CDS encoding SymE family type I addiction module toxin — protein MILAGDWLTLSGLLGQTLRIEVPPGKIIIRAEIETILA, from the coding sequence CTGATTCTGGCAGGCGACTGGCTCACCCTGAGCGGGCTACTCGGCCAGACGTTAAGGATTGAGGTGCCGCCCGGTAAGATAATCATTCGGGCAGAGATAGAGACTATACTGGCCTAA